One Herbaspirillum rubrisubalbicans genomic window carries:
- the ggt gene encoding gamma-glutamyltransferase gives MQTFTGLCKPALALLPLCGALALLPAAAQTPPPAAPVVKYDLTYDIISPVHSQHGMVATEQALATQVGVDILKKGGNAVDAGVAVGFALAVVLPNAGNIGGGGFMMIHDAKTGKNVALDFREMAPQRATRNMYLDDQGNVVPGRSLYTHLAVGVPGTVAGLSHALSKYGTMKLSQVIQPAIELADKGYPVSRSLALILSAEREHLGQWDSSKAIFFKQGRPLQEGEMLVQKDLAKSLRLIAKEGPKAFYEGAIAKKIVAEMDKHGGLISEADLKNYKVVERVPVSGNYRGYQVMSMPPPSSGGVHIIQMMNILERYPLKQYGADSAQTIHLMAEAMKLAYADRSEYLGDPDFTKVPVKGLTSRAYADELAKKINPDRATPSSEIKPGQPQPYESDQTTHFSVADKDGNLVATTYTLNLNFGSGIVATGTGITLNNEMDDFAAKPGVPNAFGLIGGDANAVGPYKRPLSSMSPTFVLKDGKPFLVTGSPGGSRIITTTLQTILNVIDHDMNVAEATITPRIHHQWAPDQLRVEKGLSPDTIKILQDKGQKISVQPSMGRTQTIQIKADGFDGFSDPRNPDGRTLGF, from the coding sequence ATGCAGACATTCACCGGTCTTTGCAAACCCGCCCTGGCGCTGCTGCCACTGTGCGGCGCGCTGGCTTTGCTGCCAGCCGCCGCCCAGACACCGCCGCCGGCGGCCCCCGTGGTCAAGTACGACCTGACCTATGACATCATCAGCCCGGTCCACAGCCAGCACGGCATGGTGGCCACCGAACAGGCGCTGGCCACCCAGGTCGGCGTAGACATCCTCAAGAAGGGCGGCAATGCGGTTGACGCTGGTGTCGCCGTGGGCTTCGCGCTGGCGGTGGTGCTGCCTAATGCCGGCAACATCGGCGGCGGCGGCTTCATGATGATCCACGATGCCAAGACCGGCAAGAACGTGGCCCTGGACTTCCGCGAGATGGCCCCGCAGCGCGCCACCCGCAATATGTACCTGGACGACCAGGGCAACGTGGTGCCGGGCCGCTCGCTCTATACCCACCTGGCCGTGGGCGTGCCGGGTACCGTGGCAGGTCTGTCGCACGCGCTGTCCAAGTACGGCACGATGAAGCTGTCGCAGGTGATCCAGCCGGCCATCGAACTGGCCGACAAGGGTTATCCGGTCAGCCGCAGCCTGGCGCTGATCCTGTCGGCCGAGCGTGAACACCTGGGCCAGTGGGATTCTTCCAAGGCCATCTTCTTCAAGCAAGGTCGCCCACTGCAGGAAGGCGAGATGCTGGTCCAGAAAGACCTGGCCAAGTCGCTGCGCCTGATCGCCAAGGAAGGCCCCAAGGCTTTCTATGAGGGTGCCATCGCCAAGAAGATCGTGGCCGAGATGGACAAGCACGGTGGCCTGATCAGCGAGGCCGATCTGAAGAACTACAAGGTGGTCGAGCGCGTGCCGGTGTCGGGCAACTATCGCGGCTACCAGGTCATGTCCATGCCGCCGCCGAGCTCGGGCGGGGTGCACATCATCCAGATGATGAACATTCTGGAACGCTATCCCCTGAAGCAGTACGGTGCCGACAGCGCCCAGACCATCCACCTGATGGCCGAGGCCATGAAGCTGGCCTATGCTGACCGCTCCGAATACCTGGGCGACCCGGACTTTACCAAGGTCCCGGTCAAGGGCCTGACCTCGCGCGCCTATGCCGATGAGCTGGCCAAGAAGATCAACCCGGACCGTGCCACCCCGTCTTCCGAAATCAAGCCGGGCCAGCCGCAGCCGTATGAAAGCGACCAGACCACCCACTTCTCGGTGGCCGACAAGGACGGCAACCTGGTGGCCACCACCTACACGCTGAACCTGAACTTCGGCAGCGGCATCGTCGCCACCGGCACCGGCATCACCTTGAACAACGAGATGGATGACTTCGCCGCCAAACCGGGCGTACCCAATGCCTTTGGCCTGATCGGTGGCGACGCCAATGCAGTCGGTCCCTACAAGCGTCCGCTGTCGTCGATGTCGCCCACCTTCGTGCTCAAAGATGGCAAGCCCTTCCTGGTCACCGGCAGTCCGGGGGGCAGCCGCATCATCACCACCACGCTGCAGACCATCCTCAACGTGATCGACCACGACATGAACGTGGCCGAAGCCACCATTACCCCGCGCATCCACCACCAGTGGGCGCCGGATCAGTTGCGCGTGGAAAAAGGCTTGTCGCCCGATACCATCAAGATCCTGCAGGACAAGGGCCAGAAGATCAGTGTGCAACCTTCCATGGGCCGCACCCAGACCATCCAGATCAAGGCGGATGGCTTCGATGGGTTCTCGGATCCGCGCAATCCCGATGGTCGCACCCTGGGGTTCTGA